One genomic window of Helicobacter canis includes the following:
- a CDS encoding replication/maintenance protein RepL has translation MKEPKRKIAGAKQFVNAETGEVLNLQEIIEYYGDNVPWQRVRIAPLMALLDRGISHSKMKVIHWIVEHLDRENNLIYTQRHIAEQTQVAKSTINELFKFLLDSNFMKKKGSVYHINPYFIGPKACSEQDYNAFVIRYRKMDSADE, from the coding sequence ATGAAAGAGCCAAAAAGAAAAATAGCTGGTGCAAAGCAATTTGTTAATGCAGAAACAGGCGAAGTGCTTAATTTACAAGAAATCATTGAATATTATGGCGATAATGTGCCTTGGCAAAGAGTGCGCATTGCTCCGCTTATGGCATTGTTAGATAGGGGCATAAGCCATTCTAAAATGAAAGTAATCCATTGGATTGTAGAGCATTTGGATAGGGAAAACAATTTGATATACACACAAAGGCATATAGCAGAGCAAACACAAGTGGCAAAAAGCACAATAAACGAGCTGTTTAAATTTTTGCTTGATAGCAACTTTATGAAAAAAAAGGGCAGTGTATATCATATTAACCCCTACTTCATAGGTCCTAAAGCTTGCAGTGAGCAGGATTATAATGCGTTTGTAATACGATATAGAAAAATGGATAGTGCAGATGAGTAG
- a CDS encoding site-specific integrase has protein sequence MSRVATKILFDKDIRALQPKEKQYRLVVGNPKELILFVYPSGVKTFALRILGSGGNEKCIKLSQFRAGIYSVADARKEACERLRIIETSGELDSTKYLFKNLYVRYLKQKAKRGISEEYLKQVEALCERYLLPDLADLDVKDIKFSYLLDLLNAVFDPSNPHKSRLETIKRLSLHLNGIFSIALKDRYIDYNPTFGLRQEFPTKSKFYTKNGIDSRLAALTSNEILKEFLNDLKRNTTLDIQTKRAIYLQILCVNRPINTASARWSHIDMPNATWSIPANEMKMGKDHKIALNSYALKILEAQQKDFGYFGSAFVFPTFSRLGHIHRDTLSKALRNFNNSKYRDKLTTHGFRATFRTICSLHKAELLQKGISDEVIESALAHKTDNEIKYAYEREKASLEQLRILMQWYGDYLHSLCAFEL, from the coding sequence ATGAGTAGAGTAGCCACAAAGATTCTTTTTGACAAAGATATACGAGCATTACAACCAAAAGAGAAGCAATATCGCTTAGTTGTGGGTAATCCTAAAGAGCTTATCTTGTTTGTCTATCCTAGCGGTGTTAAGACTTTTGCATTAAGGATTCTTGGAAGTGGTGGTAATGAGAAATGTATAAAGCTATCTCAATTTCGTGCTGGAATATATAGCGTAGCTGATGCAAGAAAGGAAGCGTGTGAGAGATTAAGAATTATAGAAACTAGTGGCGAGCTAGATTCTACAAAATACCTTTTCAAAAATCTTTATGTTAGATATTTGAAGCAAAAAGCAAAGCGCGGTATTAGCGAAGAATACTTAAAGCAAGTGGAAGCCCTGTGTGAGCGTTACTTACTCCCAGATTTAGCGGATTTAGATGTCAAAGATATTAAATTCTCCTATTTGCTTGACTTGCTTAATGCTGTCTTTGACCCAAGCAATCCACACAAAAGCCGCTTAGAAACTATCAAGCGGCTATCACTTCATCTCAATGGCATTTTTAGCATAGCCTTAAAAGACCGCTACATTGACTATAATCCAACCTTTGGGCTAAGGCAGGAGTTTCCTACTAAATCTAAATTTTATACTAAAAATGGGATAGATTCACGCCTTGCCGCCCTTACTAGCAATGAAATTTTGAAAGAATTTTTAAATGATTTAAAGCGTAACACCACACTAGATATTCAAACAAAAAGGGCGATTTATTTGCAGATTTTATGTGTCAATCGCCCTATCAATACCGCAAGTGCTAGATGGAGTCATATTGATATGCCAAATGCTACTTGGAGTATTCCGGCAAATGAAATGAAAATGGGCAAAGATCACAAAATAGCACTCAATAGCTATGCCCTAAAAATCCTAGAAGCACAACAAAAAGACTTTGGATATTTTGGTAGTGCATTTGTATTTCCAACATTTAGTAGGCTAGGGCATATCCATAGAGACACACTAAGCAAAGCATTGAGAAACTTTAACAATAGCAAATATAGAGATAAACTAACCACACACGGATTCCGTGCGACATTTAGAACAATTTGCTCACTGCATAAAGCAGAGCTACTCCAAAAGGGCATAAGCGATGAAGTGATAGAATCTGCCTTAGCTCACAAAACAGATAATGAAATTAAATACGCTTATGAGCGAGAAAAGGCAAGCCTAGAACAGCTTAGAATCCTAATGCAGTGGTATGGAGATTATTTGCATAGTTTGTGTGCGTTTGAGCTATAA
- a CDS encoding DUF5320 domain-containing protein: MNNKEKLILQREITILESQLEDIQKSIKDLQLSLDSTKKTLQNLKDIAWDSDKKESK; the protein is encoded by the coding sequence ATGAATAACAAAGAAAAACTCATCTTGCAACGAGAAATTACAATTTTAGAATCTCAATTAGAAGACATACAAAAAAGTATAAAAGATTTGCAACTAAGTTTAGATTCCACAAAGAAAACATTGCAAAATCTCAAAGATATAGCGTGGGATAGCGACAAAAAGGAGAGCAAATGA